One Paenibacillus sp. FSL H7-0737 DNA segment encodes these proteins:
- a CDS encoding putative immunity protein — protein MNIEEYAWNKHEQQIKSTNEFTYSSPKIKIVDNNELRNQLEETLEKLPQKFLAKWALSVAVEHLDHLDQHLINDPRIDLGIETLEKRIAGGIRAFDLRKVGFIVNELAKKSTTEASKYAARSFEQAIATGHMRGHAMVSSDYAVKMVNISNDFSVAEAATKERERQLRIAKEMF, from the coding sequence TTGAACATTGAGGAATATGCATGGAATAAACATGAGCAGCAAATAAAATCAACTAACGAATTTACTTACAGTAGTCCTAAGATAAAGATTGTAGACAATAATGAATTAAGAAATCAACTTGAAGAGACACTTGAAAAATTACCGCAGAAGTTCCTGGCCAAATGGGCTTTGAGCGTTGCTGTTGAACACCTGGATCATCTGGATCAACATCTTATAAATGACCCGCGCATTGATTTAGGGATAGAAACGCTAGAAAAACGTATAGCTGGTGGTATCAGAGCCTTTGACTTAAGAAAAGTTGGATTCATAGTGAATGAATTAGCGAAAAAGTCCACAACCGAAGCAAGTAAGTATGCTGCTCGTTCTTTTGAACAAGCCATTGCAACTGGACATATGAGAGGACACGCTATGGTAAGCAGTGACTATGCCGTTAAAATGGTAAACATATCCAATGATTTTTCAGTGGCCGAGGCTGCCACTAAAGAACGGGAAAGACAATTAAGGATAGCTAAAGAAATGTTTTAA
- the asnB gene encoding asparagine synthase (glutamine-hydrolyzing): MCGIAGILKCNGQPPQEETLKQMTGAMNHRGPNHEGVWLDSRIGLGFRRLSVIDLRDGNQPMTNEDRSLWIVFNGEIYNYKTLRDQLKLKGHHFQTQSDTEVIVHLYEEYGKDCVHHLRGMFSFAIWDVKEQTLFAARDHFGIKPFYYYKDENHLLFASEIKSILAVRGVPRKLQYQSLFSYLTFQYVPQPDTMFEHIHKLGPAERVLVNAEGEMKIEKYWEPHFHPVKRSLADYAEEIQWKLKESVNLHLQSDVNRGCFLSSGIDSTAIAAMMKAEESTKTFSIGFEGVNNETIIANQTAAKLGTDHYFHILSTEDFFESIPKTVWHLDEPVADPSAIALYHLNQLAKDHVTVVLSGEGADELFGGYRIYREPDALRPISWMPNFIKDSLRKSLSIYPYHFYGKNYLLRGLTPLEERFFGNANIFNKSGKMNLLHESVHAQNSFLHPTDIVKPFYDKTVHLDPTTRMQFIDMNFWLPGDILSKADKLSMAHSLELRVPFLDKEVFETASKIPVSNRIGKNTTKLALRKAMEGIVPDAIVNRPKLGFPVPIRDWLKTPISDIMFEQIRYSGIEEIFNMNIIEEMFIQHRSNKGDYSRRIWLIYIFSVWYTLFMKEDLKQLKSAVL; the protein is encoded by the coding sequence ATGTGCGGAATAGCAGGAATCTTAAAGTGTAATGGACAACCCCCGCAAGAGGAAACCTTAAAACAAATGACAGGTGCAATGAATCACCGAGGTCCTAATCATGAAGGGGTATGGCTCGATTCTCGAATTGGGCTCGGTTTTCGTAGGTTATCCGTTATAGATTTACGTGATGGAAATCAACCGATGACGAATGAAGATCGTTCCCTTTGGATTGTTTTTAATGGTGAAATCTATAATTATAAAACACTACGAGATCAGCTTAAGCTAAAAGGACATCACTTCCAAACGCAATCAGATACAGAGGTCATTGTGCATTTATATGAGGAATACGGTAAGGACTGTGTCCATCATTTACGAGGAATGTTTAGTTTTGCGATTTGGGATGTTAAGGAACAGACCCTTTTTGCTGCCAGAGATCATTTTGGCATCAAGCCTTTTTATTATTACAAAGACGAGAATCATCTTTTATTTGCTTCGGAAATTAAAAGCATTCTTGCGGTTCGCGGAGTACCAAGAAAGCTACAGTATCAAAGTTTATTTAGCTACTTAACTTTTCAGTATGTGCCGCAACCGGATACGATGTTTGAACATATTCATAAATTAGGACCTGCAGAGAGAGTATTAGTTAACGCTGAAGGTGAAATGAAGATCGAGAAATATTGGGAGCCCCATTTTCATCCGGTAAAACGATCTTTAGCTGACTATGCGGAAGAAATTCAGTGGAAATTGAAAGAGTCTGTAAACCTTCATTTACAAAGTGATGTGAATAGAGGGTGTTTTTTGTCCAGTGGAATTGACTCCACAGCTATAGCTGCAATGATGAAAGCAGAAGAATCCACAAAGACCTTTTCGATTGGATTTGAAGGGGTAAACAATGAAACAATCATTGCAAATCAAACGGCAGCTAAACTGGGAACGGATCATTATTTTCACATTTTATCAACAGAAGACTTTTTTGAGAGTATTCCGAAAACGGTATGGCATCTAGATGAGCCTGTCGCGGATCCTTCCGCCATCGCTCTTTATCATCTCAATCAGCTTGCAAAAGATCATGTCACGGTTGTCCTATCCGGGGAAGGAGCTGATGAATTATTCGGAGGATACCGGATCTATAGAGAGCCAGATGCACTAAGACCCATTTCATGGATGCCCAATTTCATAAAGGATTCGTTACGAAAATCATTGTCTATATATCCATATCATTTTTATGGAAAAAACTATTTACTTCGGGGGCTGACACCTTTAGAGGAACGCTTTTTCGGTAATGCTAATATCTTTAACAAAAGCGGAAAGATGAACTTGCTCCATGAGTCGGTACACGCTCAAAATAGCTTTTTACATCCGACGGATATCGTTAAGCCTTTTTATGATAAGACAGTACACCTAGATCCTACGACAAGAATGCAGTTTATTGATATGAATTTTTGGTTGCCTGGCGATATTTTGTCAAAAGCAGATAAGCTGTCTATGGCACATTCATTGGAATTAAGAGTCCCGTTTTTAGATAAAGAGGTTTTCGAAACGGCTAGTAAAATTCCAGTCTCCAATCGGATTGGCAAAAATACAACAAAACTCGCTTTGCGTAAAGCTATGGAAGGAATTGTTCCTGATGCTATTGTGAATCGCCCGAAATTAGGATTTCCCGTACCGATTCGTGATTGGCTTAAGACCCCGATTTCAGATATAATGTTTGAGCAAATACGCTATAGTGGTATTGAAGAAATATTCAATATGAATATCATCGAAGAAATGTTTATCCAGCATCGGAGTAATAAAGGTGATTATTCGCGTAGAATCTGGCTAATTTACATTTTTTCAGTGTGGTACACGCTTTTTATGAAAGAAGATCTGAAGCAATTAAAGAGTGCCGTGCTGTAA
- a CDS encoding alpha/beta fold hydrolase, translating to MMKKTFFFLLKAIGVIVIAIALFLAIVFTVNVICNKIEKGKIEPYGQLVPVDGKKMNVTIQGNGEESVVLLPGYGTAAPGIDFKPLVDELSPFYKVVVIEPFGYGLSDITEKERSTENIVSELHESLQQLNIDRYILMGHSISGIYALDYVNKYKNEVSAFVGIDSSVPAQGAGDELPTAALKSLKQSGFYRLLVKLSPDQIIAPDVDAKTKEQNRMLSLKNMMNPNIISEADHFSSNFKAAENLKFPKELPVMFFLVKDNSDVEGWAALHEEQIKDSLHGKMMMFEGDHYLHHTKSKEIVENFRSFMSEIK from the coding sequence ATGATGAAAAAGACATTTTTCTTTTTACTGAAAGCAATAGGAGTTATAGTCATAGCCATAGCGCTTTTTCTAGCCATTGTTTTTACTGTTAATGTGATCTGCAACAAAATCGAGAAAGGAAAAATTGAACCCTATGGTCAGCTTGTACCTGTAGATGGAAAAAAAATGAACGTCACGATTCAAGGAAATGGTGAAGAGTCGGTAGTATTATTACCAGGATATGGAACTGCAGCGCCGGGTATTGATTTTAAGCCGCTTGTAGACGAGTTATCTCCATTTTACAAAGTGGTTGTGATTGAGCCATTTGGCTATGGATTAAGTGATATCACGGAAAAAGAACGAAGTACTGAAAATATAGTGAGTGAGTTACATGAAAGTTTACAACAATTAAATATAGACCGTTATATTCTGATGGGACACTCCATATCCGGAATTTATGCTCTAGACTATGTGAACAAATACAAAAACGAAGTTAGTGCATTCGTAGGGATCGACAGCAGTGTTCCGGCACAAGGAGCCGGCGATGAACTTCCAACAGCAGCCTTAAAATCACTTAAACAATCAGGTTTCTACAGATTGCTGGTTAAACTCTCGCCTGATCAAATCATTGCACCCGATGTTGATGCTAAAACGAAAGAGCAAAATAGAATGCTTTCGCTTAAAAACATGATGAATCCAAATATCATCAGCGAAGCAGATCATTTCTCAAGCAACTTCAAAGCCGCAGAAAACTTAAAGTTCCCTAAAGAACTTCCCGTGATGTTCTTCTTAGTAAAAGATAATTCGGATGTTGAGGGCTGGGCAGCTTTACATGAAGAACAGATCAAAGATTCCTTGCATGGGAAGATGATGATGTTTGAAGGCGATCATTATTTACACCATACTAAATCGAAAGAAATCGTGGAGAATTTCAGAAGCTTCATGAGTGAAATAAAATAA
- a CDS encoding DUF896 domain-containing protein: protein MITSLTRINELARKEREEGLTKSEWVEQIALREDYLREIRGQVRNSLSGVTIVDPEGNDVTPEKIRLSRKETLN, encoded by the coding sequence ATGATTACCAGTTTGACTCGTATTAATGAACTAGCCAGGAAAGAACGTGAAGAAGGTCTGACAAAAAGTGAATGGGTGGAACAGATCGCTTTGCGTGAAGATTATCTGCGTGAAATTCGTGGACAAGTTCGTAACAGTCTATCGGGAGTAACGATTGTAGATCCTGAGGGAAATGATGTTACGCCTGAAAAAATTCGTTTATCGCGTAAAGAAACTTTGAACTAA
- a CDS encoding MarR family winged helix-turn-helix transcriptional regulator — protein MIEDEIRELLDRISAEMRRDYAALLREFNLHVGQEQLLCRLWRSDGMTQIQLSESLNCEPPTITNMVKSLESHGFVVRKRDPEDGRVSRVYLTPAGRNLCEPVERIWNKQLDKLLTGILPEERLLLRRLMKQMVVNLLAS, from the coding sequence GTGATTGAAGATGAGATAAGAGAACTACTGGATAGAATTTCAGCGGAAATGCGTAGAGATTATGCAGCATTGCTTAGAGAATTTAATCTTCATGTGGGCCAAGAACAGTTATTATGCCGGTTATGGAGATCAGATGGAATGACACAGATCCAGTTAAGCGAAAGTCTGAATTGTGAGCCTCCAACTATTACGAATATGGTGAAATCACTTGAGAGTCATGGGTTTGTTGTTCGAAAAAGAGATCCTGAAGATGGCAGAGTAAGCCGAGTGTATCTAACTCCAGCCGGACGTAATCTTTGTGAACCTGTGGAACGTATATGGAATAAGCAATTGGATAAATTATTAACAGGAATTTTACCCGAAGAACGTTTATTATTAAGAAGGCTTATGAAACAGATGGTTGTAAATTTATTAGCAAGCTAA
- a CDS encoding HAMP domain-containing sensor histidine kinase, with protein MPKMIYSFRTKMIMLLMASMLVSGGITFLIYKALQRYYHSEVKFENPLTKVRYVIRDIGDVNTFLIIFIPLAILFFFLFTKPYAKYFKEISKGIHQLASGDFSERVDIPSKDEFGMIGHDLNLAIENMQEAIERGDIAESSKDQLVLNLAHDLRTPLTSVIGYLDFILKDNQLTPEQTRHYTTIAYTKSQRLEKLIDELFEITRMNYGKLKLEKSSIDLSELLLQLNEELYPVFEKNGLTSRLDMTQPLMIYGDGELLARVFENLLTNAARYGNDGQFIDIHGYLDANEVVVEVINYGNCIEPEELPRIFDMFYTGDRARTHPTGSTGLGLFITKNIVEQHNGTVSAQSSVVRTIFEVRLPRNSN; from the coding sequence ATGCCTAAAATGATTTATAGTTTTCGTACAAAAATGATTATGCTGCTGATGGCCAGTATGCTAGTATCCGGTGGGATAACCTTTTTAATCTATAAGGCGCTCCAGCGATATTATCACTCTGAGGTGAAATTTGAGAATCCACTAACCAAAGTTCGCTATGTAATAAGAGATATTGGAGATGTGAATACATTTTTAATTATCTTTATACCACTAGCCATTCTATTTTTCTTCTTATTCACTAAGCCGTATGCAAAATACTTCAAAGAAATCTCAAAGGGGATTCATCAACTAGCGTCAGGTGATTTCTCTGAACGAGTAGATATACCCTCCAAAGATGAATTTGGAATGATTGGTCATGATCTCAATCTAGCCATTGAGAATATGCAAGAAGCCATTGAGCGGGGAGACATTGCCGAGAGCAGTAAAGATCAACTCGTGTTGAACCTGGCGCATGATTTACGTACACCCCTAACCTCGGTTATCGGCTATTTGGATTTTATTTTGAAAGACAATCAATTAACCCCTGAACAGACCAGGCATTATACGACGATTGCTTATACTAAATCTCAACGTTTAGAAAAATTGATTGATGAGCTGTTTGAAATTACAAGAATGAATTACGGCAAGCTTAAGCTTGAGAAATCCTCGATTGATCTCAGTGAGCTTCTCTTACAATTAAATGAAGAATTATATCCAGTCTTTGAGAAAAATGGCCTAACCTCCAGATTGGATATGACACAACCTCTGATGATTTACGGTGACGGGGAATTGTTAGCTCGTGTATTTGAGAACCTTCTTACGAATGCGGCCCGATACGGAAACGATGGTCAATTTATTGATATTCACGGTTACTTGGACGCTAACGAGGTAGTCGTTGAAGTAATTAACTATGGGAATTGTATTGAGCCGGAAGAGCTGCCACGAATTTTTGATATGTTTTACACGGGTGATCGTGCACGAACACATCCAACAGGAAGTACGGGACTTGGCTTGTTTATTACTAAAAATATAGTAGAGCAGCATAATGGAACCGTATCTGCGCAAAGCAGTGTGGTGCGGACAATCTTTGAAGTGAGACTCCCGAGAAACAGTAATTGA
- a CDS encoding ABC-2 transporter permease yields the protein MYHSFYLIQKDFILLRKFLMLLIPFFIFIAYSNYHSFSLFTVMPPMLLLISSCSMDTQQLTQRFLVNLPVRRQELVRAKYFSILPYALVGLAATAFTYLLIIMTGKEVTPHFWQEVGIAISIFPLLAMLYLPIHYWLGAKGTQVVNLVFMMIIMVGPNVIGSLLQWFPDLENWHSSGVKSNFIPYIILGLAYVFLLSCSYLISLRIFEKKDL from the coding sequence GTGTATCATTCATTTTATCTTATTCAAAAAGACTTCATTCTTTTGCGTAAATTTCTGATGCTGCTTATCCCTTTCTTTATTTTTATCGCTTACTCGAACTATCATAGCTTCAGTTTATTTACGGTAATGCCACCCATGCTGTTGTTGATAAGCTCCTGTTCTATGGATACTCAGCAGCTGACGCAACGGTTTCTCGTTAATCTCCCTGTGCGGAGACAAGAGCTTGTCCGTGCCAAATACTTCTCAATCCTTCCGTATGCGCTTGTTGGGCTGGCAGCAACTGCTTTTACCTATCTCCTGATTATCATGACAGGTAAAGAGGTAACCCCTCATTTTTGGCAAGAGGTTGGTATTGCGATATCTATTTTCCCACTCCTCGCTATGCTTTATTTACCGATTCATTACTGGTTAGGGGCTAAAGGAACGCAAGTGGTTAATCTCGTATTTATGATGATTATAATGGTTGGTCCGAACGTGATCGGCAGCTTGCTTCAATGGTTTCCTGACCTAGAGAACTGGCATAGCTCTGGAGTGAAGTCTAACTTTATTCCTTATATCATACTAGGACTCGCTTACGTGTTTTTACTCAGCTGTTCTTATCTCATTTCTTTGCGGATTTTTGAGAAGAAGGATCTCTGA
- a CDS encoding ABC-2 transporter permease, producing the protein MFNLLLLIRKDIILLRNFIPLFLLSILFVAYVQLDSSSMFATFQSLLLLVYSCSMDAQNNNTKFVIGLPVSRQEIVLAKYLSLIPYSFIGLVCSFALFLISFSFGYSISPVYWIGVSLTLFMIPLTASIYLPIHYWLGYKNYYFNIFFNVVITITTINAGSSLSHSSVFSKITHLKLQDHLVQIGLIGIVYLFILYFSYKISLRLFSREEL; encoded by the coding sequence ATGTTTAATCTCTTGCTGTTAATTCGGAAAGACATTATTCTCCTGCGGAATTTCATTCCTTTATTTCTCTTGAGTATTTTGTTTGTTGCATATGTACAATTGGATAGCTCCAGTATGTTTGCTACCTTTCAATCTTTACTACTGCTCGTATACTCCTGTTCAATGGATGCGCAGAATAACAATACAAAGTTTGTTATAGGACTGCCAGTAAGTCGGCAAGAGATTGTTTTGGCTAAATACTTATCACTGATTCCTTATAGTTTCATCGGTTTGGTTTGCTCTTTTGCTTTGTTTCTAATTTCCTTTTCATTTGGATATTCCATTAGCCCAGTGTATTGGATAGGGGTATCTTTAACGTTATTTATGATTCCTTTGACTGCGTCTATTTATCTGCCGATTCATTATTGGCTTGGATACAAAAACTATTACTTCAATATCTTTTTTAATGTAGTTATAACGATAACCACCATAAACGCTGGATCTTCACTCTCACATTCATCAGTTTTCTCAAAAATAACCCATTTAAAGCTGCAAGATCATCTGGTGCAGATAGGTTTGATAGGGATTGTTTATCTATTCATCTTGTACTTCTCATATAAGATTTCACTACGATTGTTTAGCAGGGAAGAGTTATAA
- a CDS encoding ABC transporter ATP-binding protein: MNDVIQLNQISKKYGHFSLCELTFGIKEGYITGLIGPNGAGKTTLIKMMMGMVQPDQGNIEIFGKETSIKNAKYKDRIGYVSDENHFYEQLTIDQMSKMIAPFYSQWDKETYRKYIEMFKLSPRKKIKELSKGMKMKYSLAIALSHGADLLIMDEPTAGLDPIFRRELLDLLSEHIQDEKKSILFSTHNTTDLDRIADYIVFVNEGRLVFNEMKESLPNKYMLVKGNKELLDRDVRKWFIGLRETEVGFEGLLNNRSECERFFRDHAICETPTLEEIMYFTVKGNALYV; this comes from the coding sequence ATGAACGATGTCATTCAATTGAATCAAATATCTAAAAAATATGGCCATTTTAGCCTATGCGAACTTACGTTCGGTATTAAGGAAGGGTATATAACGGGGCTAATTGGACCCAATGGGGCAGGGAAAACAACTTTAATTAAAATGATGATGGGTATGGTACAACCGGACCAAGGAAATATCGAGATTTTTGGCAAAGAAACGTCCATAAAAAATGCAAAGTACAAAGATCGAATTGGGTATGTTTCCGATGAGAATCACTTTTACGAGCAATTAACCATCGATCAGATGAGTAAGATGATTGCTCCCTTTTATAGTCAGTGGGATAAAGAGACTTATAGGAAATACATAGAGATGTTTAAGCTTTCCCCGCGGAAAAAGATTAAGGAGCTCTCCAAAGGGATGAAAATGAAGTATTCGCTCGCCATTGCTTTATCGCACGGTGCAGACCTGCTCATCATGGACGAACCTACTGCAGGTCTTGATCCCATATTCCGAAGAGAACTGCTTGATCTGCTTAGTGAGCATATCCAGGATGAGAAGAAATCTATTCTTTTCTCCACGCATAACACGACTGATTTAGACCGGATAGCGGATTATATTGTTTTTGTGAATGAGGGGAGGTTAGTTTTTAATGAGATGAAAGAATCTCTCCCTAATAAATATATGCTGGTAAAAGGCAACAAGGAGTTGCTTGATCGGGATGTGCGGAAATGGTTCATCGGGCTTAGAGAGACGGAAGTTGGTTTCGAGGGTCTTCTGAACAATCGCTCTGAGTGCGAACGATTCTTTAGAGATCATGCCATATGCGAGACACCTACTCTGGAAGAAATCATGTATTTTACGGTAAAGGGAAACGCTTTGTATGTTTAA
- a CDS encoding GntR family transcriptional regulator — protein sequence MNILISNTSGEPIYAQIVSQIRQMILQGELVSGTPLPSIRLLAKELQISVITTKRAYEELEREGLINSIVGKGSFVSGADQEFIREQRLRIMENKMKEIIDESKMLGIDFAEFSEMLKLLYEEETE from the coding sequence ATGAACATATTGATATCCAACACTTCCGGTGAACCCATCTATGCACAGATTGTAAGTCAGATCCGCCAGATGATCCTGCAAGGAGAGTTAGTCTCAGGTACGCCTTTACCTTCTATTCGACTGTTAGCCAAAGAGCTGCAGATTAGCGTAATTACAACAAAAAGAGCTTACGAAGAACTGGAGAGAGAAGGGCTTATCAATTCCATTGTGGGAAAAGGCTCCTTTGTTTCTGGTGCAGATCAGGAGTTTATTCGTGAGCAGCGGCTACGGATCATGGAGAATAAGATGAAGGAGATTATCGACGAGAGTAAAATGTTAGGGATTGATTTTGCTGAGTTCAGTGAGATGTTGAAACTGCTGTATGAGGAGGAGACAGAATGA
- a CDS encoding succinylglutamate desuccinylase/aspartoacylase domain-containing protein → MIIENYTLASSTSDATPYYVIRGGLPGPVFMVVSGIHGNETASIRAAKNIVNHLRQGELYIYRGTLIIVPLMNQKAYRKRIRGVPDLNRTFPRTRNGTAKHPLSVALLQLVRRYRPTWYLDLHEANGLSQRNPKRLGQSIIIKPGSQGTVTARRIIKDINRTIANTSYHFNIRLRERPGSSRAAVSRIIGAKAFTVETCWSLDRDLRIRYQIDIVSRFLRSAGLM, encoded by the coding sequence ATGATCATTGAAAATTATACTTTAGCATCGTCCACATCCGATGCCACCCCTTATTACGTGATCAGAGGTGGGCTACCTGGTCCTGTGTTTATGGTGGTGTCCGGCATACACGGGAATGAAACGGCAAGCATTCGTGCGGCGAAAAACATCGTGAATCACTTAAGACAAGGAGAACTATATATTTACCGTGGTACGCTTATTATTGTTCCCCTCATGAATCAAAAAGCTTATCGCAAACGAATTCGGGGCGTGCCCGATTTGAACCGAACGTTTCCGCGTACTCGGAATGGAACTGCCAAACATCCCTTATCCGTAGCCTTGCTTCAATTAGTACGGCGTTATCGCCCCACCTGGTACCTTGATCTCCATGAAGCGAACGGTTTGTCTCAAAGAAATCCGAAACGCCTAGGTCAGTCTATTATTATTAAGCCGGGGAGCCAAGGTACGGTTACGGCAAGACGTATCATAAAAGACATTAATCGTACAATCGCTAATACTTCTTATCATTTTAATATCCGTTTACGAGAGCGCCCCGGGTCGTCACGTGCAGCCGTCTCCCGTATCATAGGAGCGAAGGCATTTACTGTGGAAACCTGCTGGAGTCTTGATCGTGACCTTCGTATTCGCTATCAGATAGACATTGTTAGTCGCTTTTTAAGAAGTGCTGGATTGATGTGA
- a CDS encoding HupE/UreJ family protein — translation MEFSLLSVLFFGFILGIKHSIEPDHIIAVSTMVGTNKKLWRSTLTGVFWGIGHTSTLFIVGMILVLLKGELPEVWAMSLEFLVGIMLVYLGFKSMASIKKSNIEPHTHERSPLIKIFIIGFIHGLAGSAAMVLLTLTTVSSIWECAVYILIFGLGTISGMLIFTTILGIPFVYSKKNVVLNRSLTQLAGSISFIFGIYYMYNLGVREGLFQLWLN, via the coding sequence TTGGAATTTAGCTTATTGTCTGTGCTGTTTTTCGGATTTATTCTAGGGATCAAGCATTCTATAGAACCTGATCATATTATTGCGGTTTCTACTATGGTAGGCACAAATAAAAAATTATGGCGTTCAACTTTAACTGGAGTATTTTGGGGCATAGGTCATACTAGCACACTTTTTATTGTTGGAATGATTTTAGTGCTGTTAAAAGGTGAATTACCTGAAGTATGGGCGATGTCTTTAGAATTCCTCGTTGGCATCATGTTAGTGTATCTGGGGTTTAAAAGTATGGCGTCTATAAAAAAGTCAAACATTGAACCTCATACTCATGAGAGATCTCCATTAATTAAGATATTCATCATCGGATTCATTCATGGATTAGCTGGTAGTGCGGCGATGGTATTACTTACCCTCACGACGGTCTCCTCAATTTGGGAATGTGCCGTGTATATTTTGATATTTGGATTAGGTACGATTAGTGGCATGCTTATCTTTACGACAATTCTTGGCATTCCTTTTGTTTACAGTAAGAAGAATGTAGTGTTGAACCGCTCATTAACTCAGCTAGCTGGATCTATTAGTTTCATTTTTGGGATTTATTATATGTATAACCTCGGGGTTCGCGAAGGATTATTTCAATTGTGGTTAAATTAG
- the larB gene encoding nickel pincer cofactor biosynthesis protein LarB, with protein sequence MLEDILKQVQDGKLSVSEAQEHLAAFEELGFAKVDHHRKKRQGFPEIVYGEGKTSEQIIAIVQSLRTRNNQVLVTRISSDKAEDILKVIPDLIYNEIARILYWKANEGTEDISKGYIAVIAAGTSDIRVAEEAAVTAEVLGSTVHRIYDVGVAGIHRLLHHAEEIQNAVVSVVVAGMEGALPSVVGGLVAHPVIAVPTSIGYGASFNGLSALLTMLNSCASGISVVNIDNGFGGGYDAALIHKLIQKGL encoded by the coding sequence ATGCTCGAGGACATTTTAAAGCAAGTTCAAGATGGAAAACTTAGTGTGTCAGAGGCACAAGAGCATTTGGCTGCTTTCGAAGAGTTGGGGTTCGCGAAAGTGGATCATCATCGAAAAAAACGTCAAGGATTCCCTGAGATTGTCTATGGTGAAGGTAAAACTTCCGAACAAATCATTGCTATTGTCCAGTCCTTACGTACGCGGAATAATCAGGTACTCGTCACTAGAATTTCTTCGGATAAGGCTGAAGATATTTTAAAGGTAATACCAGATTTGATATATAACGAAATTGCAAGAATTCTATATTGGAAAGCTAATGAAGGTACTGAGGATATCTCTAAAGGCTATATCGCCGTTATTGCTGCAGGCACTTCGGATATTAGGGTAGCTGAAGAGGCTGCTGTTACTGCAGAGGTGCTTGGAAGTACTGTGCATCGTATTTATGATGTCGGAGTCGCCGGTATTCATCGTCTGTTGCATCATGCTGAAGAGATCCAGAATGCAGTTGTATCTGTTGTGGTCGCTGGTATGGAAGGGGCTCTTCCAAGCGTGGTTGGTGGATTAGTTGCTCATCCAGTCATTGCTGTCCCAACGAGCATTGGCTATGGAGCTAGCTTTAATGGTCTATCAGCGCTGCTAACAATGCTGAATTCGTGTGCCTCAGGTATAAGTGTTGTAAATATTGATAACGGGTTCGGTGGAGGGTACGACGCCGCATTAATTCATAAGCTTATTCAAAAGGGGCTGTAA